A stretch of the Malus domestica chromosome 08, GDT2T_hap1 genome encodes the following:
- the LOC103410408 gene encoding ABC transporter G family member 14-like isoform X1 gives MEIYMTMDASTQEDIFHPSCVTVCVCVYIYICISKSYIFMCSQARSLWDANLNQAKSSTPTYLCPSPTIARNKIIEKKDKTQTFNFAMSLSSIVPKPAEYGGSDSTCATTVEGSPEMPAGNQNKAAPATQVNSQAFLQLTLYPITLKFEEVFYKVKVDQKGSRDSSRSREKSILSGITGMVCPGEILAMLGPSGSGKTTLLTALGGRLNHQNNSKFMSGKISYNGQSFCGAIKRRTGFVAQDDVLYPHLTVTETLVFTAMLRLPNSLGRDEKVQHVEHVISELGLTRCRSSMIGGPLFRGISGGEKKRVSIGQEMLINPSLLLLDEPTSGLDSTTAQRILTTLKRLASGGRTLVTTIHQPSSRIYHMFDKLVLLSEGSPIYYGPASAALDYFSSIGFSTSLPSVNPADLLLDLANGIAPDSKHACEQRENTNTEQEQKMVRKALISAYDKNIYAKLKDELCAGLEVNNYNNYMKEAASASNSLSISSLALIFLAPEQYWCTSWWHQFKVLLQRGLRERRYEAFNRLRIFQVISVATLGGLLWWRTPTSHIEDRIALLFFFSVFWGFYPLYNAVFTFPQERRMLIKERSSGMYRLSSYFLARTVGDLPLELALPTAFVLIIYWMGGLKPDPFTFILSLLVVLYNVLVSQSLGLAIGAILMDIKQATTLASVTTLVFLIAGGYYIQQIPPFIVWLKYLSYSYYCYKLLLGVQYDEDDFYECSKGVLCRVGDLPAVKSMGGLEHLWLDVSILALMLLGYRLLAYLALHRVRLRR, from the exons ATGGAGATCTACATGACCATGGATGCGAGCACACAAGAGGACATCTTCCATCCTTCGTGTGtgactgtgtgtgtgtgtgtctatatatatatatgcatatcgAAAAGCTATATATTTATGTGCTCCCAGGCTCGTTCGCTTTGGGACGCCAACTTAAATCAAGCCAAGTCAAGTACGCCTACGTACTTGTGCCCTTCCCCAACCATCGCACGCAACAAAATTATCGAAAAAAAGGATAAAACACAAACATTCAACTTTGCAATGTCTCTCAGCAGCATAGTGCCAAAACCAGCAGAATATGGCGGCAGCGACAGTACTTGTGCTACTACTGTTGAAGGTTCGCCGGAGATGCCTGCTGGAAACCAGAACAAGGCAGCGCCCGCCACCCAAGTTAATTCACAAGCTTTCCTACAACTGACGTTGTACCCTATAACTTTAAAG TTTGAGGAGGTGTTTTACAAAGTGAAAGTGGACCAGAAAGGGAGTAGGGATAGCAGCAGATCTAGAGAAAAAAGTATACTGAGTGGGATAACAGGTATGGTATGTCCGGGAGAGATACTAGCCATGTTAGGGCCATCTGGAAGTGGGAAGACGACCCTCCTTACTGCCCTGGGAGGGCGCCTCAATCATCAGAATAACAGCAAGTTCATGTCAGGCAAGATCAGCTACAACGGCCAGTCATTCTGCGGGGCCATCAAACGACGAACGGGATTCGTTGCCCAGGACGACGTTCTGTACCCGCATCTCACCGTGACTGAGACTCTTGTGTTCACGGCTATGCTGAGGCTGCCCAACAGCCTGGGCCGGGACGAGAAAGTGCAGCACGTGGAGCACGTGATCAGTGAGCTGGGCTTGACTCGGTGCCGGAGCAGCATGATAGGGGGCCCACTGTTTAGAGGGATATCAGGGGGtgagaagaagagggtgagtATAGGTCAAGAGATGCTGATTAACCCGAGCTTACTTTTGCTGGATGAGCCCACCTCAGGGTTGGACTCCACTACAGCTCAGCGGATCCTGACCACACTAAAAAGGCTTGCTAGTGGGGGCCGAACCCTTGTCACCACCATCCACCAGCCCTCCAGCCGCATCTACCACATGTTTGATAAGCTCGTCCTGCTTTCCGAGGGCTCACCCATTTATTATGGCCCTGCTTCTGCGGCCCTAGATTATTTTTCCTCCATCGGTTTCTCCACGTCCTTGCCTAGTGTTAATCCTGCTGATCTTTTGCTGGATCTTGCTAACG GAATCGCCCCTGATTCCAAACATGCATGTGAGCAGCGCGAGAATACGAACACGGAACAGGAGCAAAAGATGGTGAGAAAAGCTCTCATTTCTGCCTACGATAAGAACATTTATGCAAAGTTGAAAGATGAGCTCTGTGCTGGTTTGGAGGTCAACAACTACAACAATTACATGAAAGAAGCTGCTTCTGCAAGTAATTCCTTAAGCATATCCTCTCTCGCTCTCATTTTCCTAGCCCCTG AGCAATATTGGTGTACAAGCTGGTGGCACCAGTTCAAGGTGCTGCTTCAGAGGGGGTTAAGGGAGCGAAGGTACGAAGCCTTCAACAGGCTAAGGATTTTCCAAGTAATAAGTGTGGCCACGCTTGGTGGACTCCTCTGGTGGCGCACACCCACTTCTCACATTGAAGACCGT ATCGCtttgctcttcttcttctccgtgtTCTGGGGGTTCTACCCACTGTACAATGCAGTGTTCACATTTCCCCAGGAGAGAAGGATGCTGATAAAAGAACGATCATCGGGAATGTACCGGCTTTCATCGTACTTCCTTGCAAGAACAGTTGGAGACCTGCCGCTGGAGCTGGCACTGCCAACGGCATTTGTGTTGATAATCTATTGGATGGGAGGGCTTAAACCGGACCCCTTTACATTCATCCTGTCCCTGCTTGTGGTTCTGTACAACGTGCTGGTCTCCCAAAGCCTAGGGTTAGCCATTGGTGCCATTCTGATGGACATAAAGCAAGCCACCACTTTGGCCTCGGTTACAACACTTGTCTTCCTCATCGCCGGGGGTTACTACATTCAACAGATTCCCCCCTTCATCGTGTGGCTCAAGTACTTGAGCTATAGCTACTACTGTTACAAGCTTCTTCTTGGGGTCCAATACGATGAGGACGACTTTTATGAGTGCTCCAAGGGTGTCTTGTGCCGAGTCGGAGATTTGCCCGCCGTCAAATCCATGGGTGGTCTCGAACACTTGTGGCTCGATGTCTCCATTCTCGCCTTAATGTTACTGGGTTACCGCCTTCTTGCTTATCTTGCACTCCATCGAGTGCGCTTGAGGAGATAA
- the LOC103410408 gene encoding ABC transporter G family member 14-like isoform X2: MEIYMTMDASTQEDIFHPSCVTVCVCVYIYICISKSYIFMCSQARSLWDANLNQAKSSTPTYLCPSPTIARNKIIEKKDKTQTFNFAMSLSSIVPKPAEYGGSDSTCATTVEGSPEMPAGNQNKAAPATQVNSQAFLQLTLYPITLKFEEVFYKVKVDQKGSRDSSRSREKSILSGITGMVCPGEILAMLGPSGSGKTTLLTALGGRLNHQNNSKFMSGKISYNGQSFCGAIKRRTGFVAQDDVLYPHLTVTETLVFTAMLRLPNSLGRDEKVQHVEHVISELGLTRCRSSMIGGPLFRGISGGEKKRVSIGQEMLINPSLLLLDEPTSGLDSTTAQRILTTLKRLASGGRTLVTTIHQPSSRIYHMFDKLVLLSEGSPIYYGPASAALDYFSSIGFSTSLPSVNPADLLLDLANGIAPDSKHACEQRENTNTEQEQKMVRKALISAYDKNIYAKLKDELCAGLEVNNYNNYMKEAASAKQYWCTSWWHQFKVLLQRGLRERRYEAFNRLRIFQVISVATLGGLLWWRTPTSHIEDRIALLFFFSVFWGFYPLYNAVFTFPQERRMLIKERSSGMYRLSSYFLARTVGDLPLELALPTAFVLIIYWMGGLKPDPFTFILSLLVVLYNVLVSQSLGLAIGAILMDIKQATTLASVTTLVFLIAGGYYIQQIPPFIVWLKYLSYSYYCYKLLLGVQYDEDDFYECSKGVLCRVGDLPAVKSMGGLEHLWLDVSILALMLLGYRLLAYLALHRVRLRR, from the exons ATGGAGATCTACATGACCATGGATGCGAGCACACAAGAGGACATCTTCCATCCTTCGTGTGtgactgtgtgtgtgtgtgtctatatatatatatgcatatcgAAAAGCTATATATTTATGTGCTCCCAGGCTCGTTCGCTTTGGGACGCCAACTTAAATCAAGCCAAGTCAAGTACGCCTACGTACTTGTGCCCTTCCCCAACCATCGCACGCAACAAAATTATCGAAAAAAAGGATAAAACACAAACATTCAACTTTGCAATGTCTCTCAGCAGCATAGTGCCAAAACCAGCAGAATATGGCGGCAGCGACAGTACTTGTGCTACTACTGTTGAAGGTTCGCCGGAGATGCCTGCTGGAAACCAGAACAAGGCAGCGCCCGCCACCCAAGTTAATTCACAAGCTTTCCTACAACTGACGTTGTACCCTATAACTTTAAAG TTTGAGGAGGTGTTTTACAAAGTGAAAGTGGACCAGAAAGGGAGTAGGGATAGCAGCAGATCTAGAGAAAAAAGTATACTGAGTGGGATAACAGGTATGGTATGTCCGGGAGAGATACTAGCCATGTTAGGGCCATCTGGAAGTGGGAAGACGACCCTCCTTACTGCCCTGGGAGGGCGCCTCAATCATCAGAATAACAGCAAGTTCATGTCAGGCAAGATCAGCTACAACGGCCAGTCATTCTGCGGGGCCATCAAACGACGAACGGGATTCGTTGCCCAGGACGACGTTCTGTACCCGCATCTCACCGTGACTGAGACTCTTGTGTTCACGGCTATGCTGAGGCTGCCCAACAGCCTGGGCCGGGACGAGAAAGTGCAGCACGTGGAGCACGTGATCAGTGAGCTGGGCTTGACTCGGTGCCGGAGCAGCATGATAGGGGGCCCACTGTTTAGAGGGATATCAGGGGGtgagaagaagagggtgagtATAGGTCAAGAGATGCTGATTAACCCGAGCTTACTTTTGCTGGATGAGCCCACCTCAGGGTTGGACTCCACTACAGCTCAGCGGATCCTGACCACACTAAAAAGGCTTGCTAGTGGGGGCCGAACCCTTGTCACCACCATCCACCAGCCCTCCAGCCGCATCTACCACATGTTTGATAAGCTCGTCCTGCTTTCCGAGGGCTCACCCATTTATTATGGCCCTGCTTCTGCGGCCCTAGATTATTTTTCCTCCATCGGTTTCTCCACGTCCTTGCCTAGTGTTAATCCTGCTGATCTTTTGCTGGATCTTGCTAACG GAATCGCCCCTGATTCCAAACATGCATGTGAGCAGCGCGAGAATACGAACACGGAACAGGAGCAAAAGATGGTGAGAAAAGCTCTCATTTCTGCCTACGATAAGAACATTTATGCAAAGTTGAAAGATGAGCTCTGTGCTGGTTTGGAGGTCAACAACTACAACAATTACATGAAAGAAGCTGCTTCTGCAA AGCAATATTGGTGTACAAGCTGGTGGCACCAGTTCAAGGTGCTGCTTCAGAGGGGGTTAAGGGAGCGAAGGTACGAAGCCTTCAACAGGCTAAGGATTTTCCAAGTAATAAGTGTGGCCACGCTTGGTGGACTCCTCTGGTGGCGCACACCCACTTCTCACATTGAAGACCGT ATCGCtttgctcttcttcttctccgtgtTCTGGGGGTTCTACCCACTGTACAATGCAGTGTTCACATTTCCCCAGGAGAGAAGGATGCTGATAAAAGAACGATCATCGGGAATGTACCGGCTTTCATCGTACTTCCTTGCAAGAACAGTTGGAGACCTGCCGCTGGAGCTGGCACTGCCAACGGCATTTGTGTTGATAATCTATTGGATGGGAGGGCTTAAACCGGACCCCTTTACATTCATCCTGTCCCTGCTTGTGGTTCTGTACAACGTGCTGGTCTCCCAAAGCCTAGGGTTAGCCATTGGTGCCATTCTGATGGACATAAAGCAAGCCACCACTTTGGCCTCGGTTACAACACTTGTCTTCCTCATCGCCGGGGGTTACTACATTCAACAGATTCCCCCCTTCATCGTGTGGCTCAAGTACTTGAGCTATAGCTACTACTGTTACAAGCTTCTTCTTGGGGTCCAATACGATGAGGACGACTTTTATGAGTGCTCCAAGGGTGTCTTGTGCCGAGTCGGAGATTTGCCCGCCGTCAAATCCATGGGTGGTCTCGAACACTTGTGGCTCGATGTCTCCATTCTCGCCTTAATGTTACTGGGTTACCGCCTTCTTGCTTATCTTGCACTCCATCGAGTGCGCTTGAGGAGATAA